The Oenanthe melanoleuca isolate GR-GAL-2019-014 chromosome 1, OMel1.0, whole genome shotgun sequence genome segment TCTCAGCAGTATGTTCACCCCCAGCTTTGTGCTCCAGGGCAGCTGTCAGCTTTGGAAAATGAGCATTGAATCCCCAGCTTTGGCTAGGGACTTGGACACTATCATCAACAGTCTAAAGAGTCATCTGTCCTAAGAAAACATCTTCCCTATCCCCCTACATGAATGAGGCTGAGAACTGACAGGAAGGCAACACAAAACTTGGCAGCAATTGTAGCACAACTCGTTCGTTCAGGTTGCGCAGGCCTGAACTGTGTGGAATTTCAGAATGTACATGCTGCTTTAATCCACCAGCCAGTCCAGACACCCTCCTTTCCCAGGAAGGCTTCCATCTTTGAAGAATTAGTCTAGCTACCTTGCTCCAAATTCACCCTTGAGAGTTGTTCTGGTGTGTTCACTGCTCTGGTGTGATTTTGGTGATGTTGAAGGCCAGACAGTGATTGATCATAAGGGAACCAGAAGCCACAGGGAAGACTCACAACTCAGCTTTTGTAGCAGTAAGGGCAGATAAGGACAAAATTacctaattttaaaagaagtctGCACTGGACAAAGCTCTGTCATTTCCTTTTAATGAGTTTCAAATGTACAGTGAAGTAAATAAAGGGGCACCAACCTTTATTCCAGTCATGCTCCAAGATATGTTGTGATCAGCATCCTACTCTTGGAGGTCTTCATTTGGGTCCTGAACTTATATTCCAACACCAATGAAGAATTGTTCTGAGTTTAAGGATCTGAGGTTATTGAAATCTAAATCTAATGCACAGAAGGCAGTCCCCTGAACAGGATAGTGGCTGGAATTGGTGGCTGAAAGTAGACTTTGGCTTGGGCAGTCTCttatcccagagctgctggttcTCACATCTTGTTACAGACTTACCAGAGTCAGTCTAGCATAACTGGAACTGCTATCATTTTACAATGGAAAACCAGCCACTGCTTTGAGGGACAGAACTTCAGGTGTGTGTATACTACAgaagtcacaaaaaaaaaaaatctgggagtTTGGCATCCCAACCCCTTCCCACTCACTGACAGACCAGACAGACGCAGTAAGGTGGTGAACTGTGTTTCTTAGAGACCATTAAAAGTACATGAGCTGATTTTCAGAACATGCCAGAGGAGATTACAGTTGTGTTTATAGAGGAGGTAAATAAACTGCACGTGCATGGGTGGCTGTGGTGCCATGGGCAGCATAATCCCTTGCTTTTACTAAGAGGGCCTTGGTGATTTGTTTTGCACAGAGACACAAatgaagggaaagggagaacaggaggaggcagcacacatctaagggaaagaaattaaagagaCAGCCTAGGGGGACCTCAGCTGCCAGAGAGACAGGAGGAATGGGTCACCAAAGGCTTGTTTAGAAGAGTTCAAGACAATTGCTGGTCTGGGGGCCTCAAGCTTGTAAGCCTACCCCCTAAAATGAGAGCAGTAAGTAGCACAAGCAGGCCCTGGCTCCTCTTCAGTAGATGCACTTCTGACCGTCCATCCCATCTCAGTTCCACAGGGAATTAGGGAAGTGCTCAGGGGACGAGGGCTGCTTCACTCCACATCTTCGTCTCTGCCCTCCCCCGAGGTGGAGAGGAATGGAATTGCAGGGAGATGAACTCAAATGAAATGCTGGGGCATGGAAGTGAGCATGCAAAACTTAGCCCCTTGCCAGGTGCCCTGGGAGGCAGGAAGGGACTTCCCTAGCACatccaaagaaacaaaatgcatcTGCTCCTCCCATCTTTTGTAATTCGCTCCTATCTGGGAACTCCAGTGATGTCCTCCCTGCCTCCTCTTAAGCCTAAAGAGATCCCAGTGTATTCTAGAATAGAGGCAGAACTTTCTAAATTAAAGGAGTACCCTCTTTCCAGTCTCGATTACAGGCTACAGGTCAGcttgttaaaaaaaagttaaaagtcAGATACACATTCCTCAGAAGACTACAGAAACAGGGCAGCTCATTTAACCCATGTCTAACAACACATTCAAACAATTCACAGCTCTCGTTACTTTCAATAGACAAGAACAAGGAATAGCTCACAGAAAGCCACAGCCACAAGTTTACTTCCATCAGAAATCACCCTGGACCTAAATTCAAGAGAACCCATAGCAAGTAGTAGGATTCAGTTTGATCAGCAAGATCTCTCATACGTAAGTTGCCAAACTGGGACATCTCATGTCACTTTGCAATATCCACGCTCAGAGCACCATTTCCCTTTGAATCCCCAGCTAACCATTTCAAGTGTTTTCTAGCTGCTGCTGAAAGTTAGGGCTTTGTGGCAGCAGAAACAGAGCAGATAGTCTTAATCAGAAAGCTGTGCAGCTCATTCAGTCTCATCTGGAATACCTCCAATCCCCTTCACTTCTATATGCTATGGTACTGAGTTTCCTTGACATTCAACCCAGtcacacaaaagcaaaacaccaATTCTGCCACTACTCCAAAGTCTTCTTTCTGGAAAGGTACAAGACAGTAGGAAGCTACAGGGTCCTGGCTTGGGTGTGCATAGATGAAAAGCAGATTTGACACTCCCCACTGGACTAACTGTTGTTCATTTGTTCCTTGTGGAGAGAGACTTTACTCCCACACATGCCTTTTAGATAGTAGCAATGCTCCTTTCACTTAACTGTGTTTAGCCTGTTGCACTTGACTGAGGTAATCATGTAGGCCCTGCTTTATAAAATCTGAAATGGCCATGTTCAGGCAGCAAGTCATCTGGAAATAAGGACAGGCAGAATAAATCAGTTCTTCAAGTGCTCACCTCTCCATGGCTAGAGAAATCTACATCACTACGTGCAGCTTAGATGGCTCAGCCACTGGCCAACACAAAACTagcttttatttcagcagcTCAATGAAAAGCTCAAGTCATGCTGCCACTCTTTTTAGGCAGAACACTAAAGACTCTCACGTGCTGAAGTCCTTCATCCCAAAAGGCACTGTGTTAAGGCATTCTTATTTTGCTAGAGTTCACACAGGCACTATTTGACAAGCTTACAcccaaaaataaacacaaaaaattcccTGCATAGGTGCAGGAGCAAATAGCTACCCACTTTTCCTCAGCTTCCCTTTCCTCTAAGCTTAGAGGATACTCCCTAAAGCTGCAGCAGCTATTGAAAAGTCTACCTATGTTTAGTAAGTGGCTCAGAGTCCTATACAGGAGATAAATTCAAACCAATAAAGAAATCAATGAAGAAGCTAggtgaaagggaaggaaaggaaaaattcagaGGCAAGAAGAGACAGGCAAGATaacaggggacaggaggctgCAGACTGAAGGAGCTACATTTAAGTAAAAAAGTAGACTGGAGAAAAagcaataggaaaaagaaaaaaggaaagaacaaaaggGCAAGTTACACCAAAGGTCCCTCAGAACTCCAAATCACCCACCAGGGAAGGAACCTGCCAACCCACCCATTCCAGGGTAAATGTCCCTCATACTTACAGGTTTATCTGATCTGTTTCCCATTTCTAGAATGATGGCATCCCCCATTACTCATATTACTAGATAAAGCATATCATTTCCACACTAAACGAGGGAGTTCCAGCACTACTATCTCCCTTTCCCAAAGACTGGAGTTGACACTTACACAACTAAGACCCTCAAGATctcaaaacaaaaaggaaaagcttgAAGTACTCTAGAGCTGGCACTTCCTCACCTTTGAGCCTGAGGTTTTTGATACTCACGTGCAATCACCACCACCACAAGGGCACCAATCACTCCCATTATGATCATCATCTAAAGAAAAAGATTGTCCAAGAGCAATATTCAGAACAGATTGACAAGTTCCCATTCTTCCTGACAGGCAGAGAACCTAAGCCAGGTCCTGAAGGCATGACAGCCAAGGCCTCAAAGCCTTCCCACAGTGAAAGAATCTTAAGCATCTGAAATTGCTAGGAAACCCCAGCTATACTTGCAAAGCCCTGCAGAGGAATAGCCCAGTTCCCTCCTGACCAAGATGATCATGGCACTAGGAAACTCACCTTGCAGTTCTTCCACCAGTACTTCCTTTTGAGTTTTGCTGCACTACTTTCAAACACCGAGGCGCCAGCCTGAAGTGCATCTGCACGGTCATCCAGCTCTGACAGCTTCTCGTCTCGTTGCAGCACCTTGTCTACATTCACACACATTATATCAACcacctgcagaaggaagaagagtAGGAACAGTTATATTGGCGAAGACAGCTGAAAAAGTTAAGAGGAGTAGCTTAGCCAATAACTGATGTTGTAATactaacaaataaaaatcacatgGAAGGGGGAAGATCAGGGCAAGAAAGAAGTAATTTCAAATCAGTGCCtactttgaaatgaaaaaaacaaaacaaaaacccccaaattaaacaaacaaaaacatcaaatttaagaaaaaaaaataacaaaaaaaaacaaaaacagagacTCACTGTTAAAACATCCGTTCAAGTACACTTCAATCAGGTCCTCAGCCTCACACCCTCATCTGTTTTAAGAGCTCTCCGCTCCAGCAGCAAGCCAAAGCCACACTCCTTACGAGAGGAGTGGAGCTCAGCTCTCTCTCCGAGAGGTGCAACACTACTTTACAAGCTTCACGTTGCTGCCCCGGCGAGGCACAAAGGCGCTACTGCGCGTCAGCAGCCAAGCCGCTGACATCGATCCCGGGAAGCCACGCAAGGGTTCCCCCACATCACTGCACACAGGGCTCCCGTGAAGCAGCCCGCAGGGATTACGAGCTGTCCTGGATGCTGTACAGCTTTATTTTCATAAGAAATGCATGAGAACGAGGTGCCAAAAAAATCTAGCAAGTCTGTTCCTTGGAAGTAATATCTGGAATTAAGTGGCCTTTAAACATAAAGCAATCTCTCCTCCAGCCTCTTTAATAGGTTTGCCACCCTATTTTTGAGTATTGAGCATTAACCAACTGTGGCTTTGGCATGACAAAAGGAGCCGCCCCCTCAGCGACAGACAGCGGCGAAGAACATCGCTGCTGCAGCGCGGCGGGAGCAGAGTCAGGCAcccccc includes the following:
- the VAMP1 gene encoding vesicle-associated membrane protein 1 isoform X2, whose protein sequence is MSDPAQQPAPGAPEGGAPEGGAPEGAAPGGGPPGAPPNLTSNRRLQQTQAQVQEVVDIMCVNVDKVLQRDEKLSELDDRADALQAGASVFESSAAKLKRKYWWKNCKMMIIMGVIGALVVVVIALYFFT
- the VAMP1 gene encoding vesicle-associated membrane protein 1 isoform X1 — encoded protein: MSDPAQQPAPGAPEGGAPEGGAPEGAAPGGGPPGAPPNLTSNRRLQQTQAQVQEVVDIMCVNVDKVLQRDEKLSELDDRADALQAGASVFESSAAKLKRKYWWKNCKMMIIMGVIGALVVVVIAREYQKPQAQR